From the genome of Papaver somniferum cultivar HN1 chromosome 2, ASM357369v1, whole genome shotgun sequence, one region includes:
- the LOC113354495 gene encoding cytochrome P450 704B1-like has protein sequence MERANNLSIFFSSSNFNEYKIQFSIFLMSTVLTYVFKYRWNQRNVKGPKSWPFIGVLIELLMNYHRMHDWLTEYFVESKTFKIPLPFKTLTYIAEPANVEHVLKTNFHNYPKGEAFHACMEELFGDGIFNSDGEIWKQQRKTSSFEFASRNLRNFSTIVFRDHALILSGILHQASICGKEIDMQELFLRMTLDSICKVGFGVEIGTLSHELPDNRFAKACEDATSTITYRFINPLWRLEKFFNVGSEALLVQSIQVIDEFTYSLIHERKAELQGAKSTDNNGNNVKHDIMSRFIELSENADTSLTDKSLRDVIINFVLAGRDTTASTLSWFIYMIILNPNVAERIYNELIIFQENQANEVTVYDPEEPKSFTERLAIFASLLNYDSLGRLSYLHATITETLRLYPALPQDPKEVLEDDVLPDGTKVRAGEQVVYSSYAMGRMVYNWGPYATSFNPDRWFNKEGLCQSASPFKFTAFQAGPRTCLGKDSAYLQMKMTLAILCRFFNFHLIPDYPVEYKMTTTLNMKHGLKLSITARQS, from the exons ATGGAAAGAGCAAATAACCTTTCAATATTCTTCTCATCATCAAACTTTAATGAATACAAAATCCAATTCAGTATTTTTCTGATGAGTACCGTGTTAACCTATGTCTTCAAGTACAGATGGAATCAGAGGAATGTAAAAGGCCCAAAATCATGGCCATTCATTGGGGTACTTATTGAACTTCTAATGAACTACCACAGAATGCATGATTGGTTAACTGAATACTTCGTTGAATCAAAAACGTTCAAGATTCCATTGCCATTTAAAACATTAACTTACATTGCAGAGCCTGCAAATGTTGAACATGTTCTAAAAACTAACTTCCACAACTACCCAAAGGGTGAAGCTTTTCATGCATGCATGGAAGAGTTGTTTGGAGATGGTATTTTTAATTCAGATGGAGAGATTTGGAAGCAACAAAGAAAGACTTCTAGTTTTGAGTTTGCATCTAGGAACTTAAGAAATTTCAGCACTATTGTTTTCAGAGACCATGCATTGATTCTCTCTGGTATTTTGCACCAAGCATCAATCTGCGGCAAAGAAATTGATATGCAG GAactgtttctgaggatgactCTAGATTCTATATGTAAAGTTGGATTTGGGGTGGAAATTGGAACTTTGTCTCATGAATTACCCGATAATCGTTTTGCTAAAGCTTGTGAAGATGCAACTAGTACTATTACTTATAGATTCATTAATCCTTTATGGAGGTTAGAAAAATTTTTCAATGTTGGGTCTGAAGCATTACTTGTTCAGAGTATCCAAGTCATTGATGAATTTACATACAGTTTGATTCATGAAAGAAAAGCAGAATTACAAGGAGCTAAATCAACTGATAACAATGGTAACAATGTAAAGCATGATATTATGTCAAGATTCATTGAGTTGAGTGAGAACGCTGACACTAGTTTAACAGACAAAAGCCTAAGAGATGTCATTATAAACTTTGTTTTAGCGGGACGTGACACAACAGCGTcaacattgtcttggtttatatACATGATCATATTAAATCCTAATGTAGCAGAGAGGATCTACAATGAGCTTATAATATTTCAGGAAAATCAAGCTAATGAAGTGACTGTCTATGATCCGGAGGAACCAAAATCTTTCACCGagagactagcaatatttgcaaGTCTACTGAATTATGATTCACTTGGAAGGTTATCCTATTTGCATGCAACAATCACTGAGACACTTCGTTTATACCCTGCATTACCACAG GATCCAAAAGAAGTATTAGAAGATGATGTTTTACCTGATGGAACAAAAGTAAGAGCAGGAGAACAGGTGGTTTATTCTTCATACGCCATGGGGAGAATGGTGTACAATTGGGGACCTTATGCAACATCATTCAACCCCGATAGATGGTTCAACAAAGAAGGGTTATGTCAAAGTGCATCTCCTTTCAAATTCACGGCATTTCAG GCTGGCCCAAGAACATGCTTAGGGAAGGACTCAGCATATTTACAGATGAAGATGACACTTGCTATCTTATGTAGATTCTTCAATTTTCATTTGATTCCGGACTATCCTGTTGAGTACAAAATGACGACAACTCTAAATATGAAGCATGGGTTGAAACTCTCCATCACTGCTAGGCAATCTTGA